In Harpia harpyja isolate bHarHar1 chromosome Z, bHarHar1 primary haplotype, whole genome shotgun sequence, a single window of DNA contains:
- the ZNF367 gene encoding zinc finger protein 367 produces MAERLPPAPPVIFCQGSPKRVLVSVIKTTPIKPSSRGVGEDPGAAPPVPTSPGFSDFMVYPWRWGENAHNVTLSPGGTAAPSALPPPRGGAGRAPAGDEEKAGSPGGSGGGRHRHLKDGIRRGRPRADTVRDLIHEGEHSSSRIRCNICNRVFPREKSLQAHKRTHTGERPYLCDYPDCGKAFVQSGQLKTHQRLHTGEKPFVCSENGCLSRFTHANRHCPKHPYARLKREELTDRLTKKQTADNKAVAEWLAKYWETREQRAPALKTKTIQKTDQEQQDPMEYLQSDEEEDEEKNSAHSAACRRLQEQRERMHGALALIELANLAVAPM; encoded by the exons ATGGCGGAGCGGCTGCCGCCGGCTCCCCCGGTGATTTTTTGCCAGGGCTCCCCGAAGCGCGTCCTGGTTTCCGTTATCAAAACCACCCCCATCAAGCCCTCCTCGCGGGGGGTCGGCGAGGACCCGGGGGCCGCCCCGCCCGTCCCCACCAGCCCCGGCTTCAGCGACTTCATGGTCTACCCCTGGCGCTGGGGCGAGAACGCCCACAACGTGACCCTCAGCCCCGGCGGCACCGCCGCCCCCTcggccctcccgccgccccgcgggggAGCGGGCAGAGCCCCCGCCGGGGACGAAGAGAAGGCGGGGAGcccgggcggcagcggcggcggcaggcaCCGGCACCTGAAG GATGGGATAAGGCGCGGCCGGCCGAGGGCAGACACCGTCCGTGACCTGATCCATGAAGGAGAGCACTCTTCCAGCAGAATACGTTGCAATATCTGCAACAGGGTCTTTCCACGAGAGAAGTCGCTGCAGGCCCACAAACGAACTCATACCG GTGAAAGGCCTTATTTGTGTGACTACCCAGATTGCGGGAAAGCCTTTGTTCAGAGTGGGCAGCTCAAAACTCACCAGCGTCTCCACACAGGGGAGAAACCTTTCGTCTGCTCCGAGAATG GCTGTTTAAGCAGATTCACGCATGCAAACCGTCATTGCCCCAAACATCCATATGCCCGACTGAAGAGGGAAGAGCTCACAGACAGGCTGACTAAGAAGCAGACAGCTGACAATAAAGCTGTGGCTGAGTGGCTAGCAAA ATACTGGGAGACTAGAGAACAGCGTGCTCCTGCTTTGAAAACTAAAACAATCCAGAAAACGGATCAGGAACAGCAGGACCCGATGGAATATCTTCAATCtgatgaagaggaggatgaagagaaaAACAGCGCTCATTCAGCTGCCTGCCGCCGCCTCCAGGAACAGCGTGAGCGCATGCATGGTGCGCTGGCTCTCATTGAGCTTGCAAACCTAGCTGTGGCACCCATGTGA